A region of Gracilinanus agilis isolate LMUSP501 chromosome 3, AgileGrace, whole genome shotgun sequence DNA encodes the following proteins:
- the LOC123241152 gene encoding olfactory receptor 51G2-like, with translation MLSLNHSNTTFLLMGLPGLEEMYIWISIPLCVMYIVAVAGNSLILWVVKSETILHQPMYYFLSMLAMTDLGLSFSTLPTMLTIYLLGNREVEVDACLAQLFFIHTFSVMESSVLLSMAFDRFVTICNPLRYTTILPNSRVAGLGLAIVVRSIGLHVPAPIMLKKLPYCHTGHLSHSYCLHPDVMKLACTDTHVNSAYGLFVVLSTLGMDSMLIVASYVLILYAVLTIASQTERLKALNTCVSHICAVLLFYTPMIGLSMIHRFGKQASPCIRVLLSYLHFLMPPMVNPIVYTIKTKQIRQRIFHFFQSSGARMRIRQEH, from the coding sequence ATGCTGTCCTTAAATCATAGCAACACCACATTCCTCCTGATGGGCCTCCCAGGCCTAGAGGAAATGTACATCTGGATCTCTATTCCATTGTGTGTCATGTATATAGTTGCTGTTGCTGGAAATAGTTTGATCCTATGGGTGGTAAAATCAGAAACAATTCTTCACCAGCCAATGTACTATTTCCTTTCCATGCTGGCCATGACTGACCTAGGGCTCTCCTTTTCCACACTGCCTACTATGCTAACCATCTACCTGTTGGGCAATCGGGAAGTTGAGGTAGATGCATGCCTAGCCCAACTGTTTTTCATCCATACTTTTTCTGTCATGGAATCCTCTGTGCTTCTCTCCATGGCTTTTGACCGTTTTGTGACCATCTGTAATCCACTGCGCTATACAACTATCCTACCCAACTCCCGAGTTGCTGGCCTGGGCCTTGCAATTGTGGTCCGTAGTATTGGGCTACATGTCCCTGCTCCTATCATGCTAAAAAAGCTTCCTTACTGCCATACTGGTCACCTTTCCCATTCTTATTGCTTACATCCAGATGTCATGAAGCTTGCTTGTACTGATACTCATGTGAATAGTGCTTATGGGCTCTTTGTGGTACTCTCCACTCTTGGCATGGACTCTATGCTTATTGTGGCTTCCTATGTGTTGATCCTCTATGCTGTACTCACCATTGCTTCGCAGACAGAGAGACTTAAGGCCCTTAATACATGTGTCTCACATATCTGTGCAGTGCTACTCTTCTATACACCCATGATTGGCCTGTCCATGATCCACCGTTTTGGGAAACAGGCTTCACCATGTATCCGGGTACTGCTCTCCTACTTGCATTTTCTCATGCCACCAATGGTCAACCCCATTGTATATACTATTAAGACAAAGCAGATACGTCAGAggatcttccatttttttcagtctAGTGGGGCCAGAATGAGAATTAGGCAAGAACATTGA
- the LOC123241151 gene encoding folate receptor alpha-like: MAQLVWGLLFLGLMAMAHGLRKGDDLLDVCMDGKHHKYKPSKEDYLHQQCSPWKKRACCTANTSIAAHEDGSHLYRFNFDHCGKMTPACRRHFVQDLCLYECSPNLGPWIQPVNSSWRKERILNVPLCKEDCNQWWEDCKTSYTCKENWHKGWDWSSGVNECPVKAACHPFHFYFPTPASLCEKIWTRSYNVSSYGRGSGKCIQMWFD, encoded by the exons ATGGCTCAACTGGTATGGGGGTTGCTCTTCCTGGGCCTCATGGCCATGGCTCATGGGCTTCGGAAGGGTGATGATCTGCTTGATGTCTGCATGGATGGTAAGCACCACAAGTACAAGCCTAGTAAAGAAGATTATCTTCATCAGCAG TGTAGCCCATGGAAAAAAAGAGCCTGCTGCACAGCAAACACCAGTATTGCAGCTCATGAGGATGGTTCCCACTTGTATCGGTTCAACTTTGACCACTGTGGGAAGATGACTCCAGCCTGCAGACGCCACTTTGTCCAGGACCTGTGTCTCTATGAGTGTTCCCCAAATCTGGGACCCTGGATCCAGCCT GTAAATTCCAGCTGGAGGAAGGAACGCATCTTGAATGTCCCCCTTTGCAAAGAGGATTGTAACCAGTGGTGGGAGGATTGTAAAACTTCCTATACCTGCAAAGAGAACTGGCACAAAGGATGGGATTGGAGTTCAG GGGTTAATGAGTGCCCAGTTAAGGCTGCTTGCCATCCTTTCCACTTTTACTTCCCAACACCAGCCTCCCTCTGTGAGAAAATTTGGACTCGTTCTTATAATGTATCCTCTTATGGCCGAGGCAGTGGCAAATGTATCCAGATGTGGTTTGAC